One Salmo salar chromosome ssa01, Ssal_v3.1, whole genome shotgun sequence DNA window includes the following coding sequences:
- the LOC106600624 gene encoding tetratricopeptide repeat protein 9A: MEKMSVNQTGYDGICRVDGGTVTGGLNVSGAPKLLQYAQPPANRPRDARHQQHSGRQHQHGGVPVKPPYSERSEPADVVKRAIDFKTQGTQCYKDKKYREAIGKYHRALLEMKGLCRVLGDPDASSKSPSSVLPTITKPDSLTDEQKGAMENAELECYNSLAACLLHMELVNYERVKDYCLKVLRKEGDHFKALYRSGVAYYHLGDFHKALHYLKESHKQQPADTNVLRYIQLTEMKIRRSAQKEKKETT; encoded by the exons ATGGAGAAGATGAGCGTAAACCAGACTGGATATGATGGTATTTGTAGAGTGGATGGTGGAACGGTGACGGGCGGCCTCAACGTCAGTGGTGCCCCGAAGCTGCTACAGTATGCTCAGCCTCCCGCTAATAGACCAAGGGATGCCCGGCACCAGCAACATAGCGGCCGGCAGCACCAGCACGGCGGTGTACCTGTCAAACCGCCTTATTCCGAACGGTCCGAACCCGCGGACGTTGTGAAGCGCGCCATCGATTTCAAGACTCAAGGCACACAGTGTTACAAGGATAAGAAGTACCGGGAAGCGATTGGCAAGTACCACCGCGCTTTATTAGAGATGAAGGGGTTGTGCCGGGTGCTGGGAGACCCTGATGCCAGCTCTAAGTCTCCTTCCTCTGTGCTGCCTACTATAACCAAGCCAGACAGCCTGACAGACGAGCAGAAAGGTGCCATGGAGAACGCCGAGCTGGAATGTTACAACAGTCTGGCAG CGTGCCTGTTGCACATGGAGCTGGTTAACTATGAGCGTGTGAAGGACTATTGTCTGAAGGTGCTGCGTAAGGAAGGGGACCACTTCAAGGCTCTGTATCGCTCTGGGGTGGCCTACTATCACCTAGGAGACTTCCACAAGGCTCTACACTACCTCAAGGAGTCCCACAAACAGCAGCCAGCGG ACACCAACGTTCTCCGTTACATCCAGCTGACTGAGATGAAGATCCGTCGTTCTGCCcagaaggagaagaaagagaccaCATAA